In Thermobaculum terrenum ATCC BAA-798, one genomic interval encodes:
- a CDS encoding 4Fe-4S dicluster domain-containing protein, which yields MFVDPSRCIGCRACEAACRECDSHKGESMIMVDFIDRGLSTATQPTICMHCEDPVAPCAQVCPVMAILITPEGVVQMADPSRCIACRNCVYACPFGVPKMDLESRLMKKCNLCYDRTSQGLQPWCAQACPTDALWYGSYEEFVAERRGRAVNLTLFGSQGVRTRIYHILPEDRPALDLGLLERGDLAATGMGREKPWVL from the coding sequence ATGTTCGTGGATCCTTCCAGGTGCATCGGCTGCCGAGCGTGCGAGGCGGCCTGCCGGGAGTGCGACTCGCACAAGGGAGAGAGCATGATCATGGTGGACTTCATCGACCGGGGGCTCAGCACGGCCACCCAGCCGACCATCTGCATGCACTGCGAGGACCCCGTGGCCCCCTGCGCGCAGGTCTGCCCGGTGATGGCGATCCTGATCACGCCAGAGGGCGTCGTGCAGATGGCTGACCCCTCGCGCTGCATCGCCTGCCGGAACTGCGTGTACGCCTGCCCGTTCGGCGTGCCGAAGATGGACCTGGAGAGTAGGTTGATGAAGAAGTGCAACCTGTGTTACGATCGGACCTCGCAGGGCCTGCAGCCTTGGTGCGCCCAGGCCTGCCCCACGGACGCGTTGTGGTACGGCAGCTACGAGGAGTTCGTGGCCGAGCGGCGGGGCCGCGCCGTGAACCTCACGCTCTTTGGATCCCAAGGGGTGAGGACGAGGATCTACCACATCCTGCCCGAGGATCGGCCGGCCCTCGACTTGGGGCTGCTGGAGAGGGGCGACCTCGCGGCGACTGGGATGGGGAGGGAGAAGCCGTGGGTGCTGTGA
- a CDS encoding cation-translocating P-type ATPase, whose translation MSSASSAAAGSHDWYKLDVDRVLEQLRVDPNQGLSDLEAARRLHRYGPNLLPDRSSRRPVELLAAQLRSTLVLVLAGASAVSLALGDLVDAAAIAVILLLNASLGFWQEYRAERAMSALRQLSAPVVRVRREGRVLELPAGQLVPGDVVLLEAGNIVPADGRLLECSNLRVQEAALTGESEPVEKQVAALTGDLPLGDRRNMVYAGTFVAYGRGTAVVTETGMNTELGTVAALLGSVRAQPTPLQVRLNHLGRLLAGVAVVLALVIFALGLLRGEDWRLVFLTAVSLAVAAVPEGLPAVVTIALALGAQRMLRRRALIRVLTAVETLGAVTTICTDKTGTLTENKMRVTVLEVPGARTPPPASPSGAARSQADRPGIGLLLLGGALCSDAWLPPEEAAEADPRVVGDPTEAAIVVAAARWGLLKFELERYLPRVAEVPFDSERKRMTTVHQVRHDLVADKPQAPWWGKHLPSPHSPYLAFTKGAVDSVLQVSSYLWVDGRSVPMDDARRRELLEAQDAIARGGERVLGIAYRPLESLPPMDAPIEQALTFVGMIGMMDPPRPEAYAAVARCRRAGIRPIMITGDHPLTALRVAQALDIATDAHVLTGKELEVMGIDHLASVVEQVSVYARVSPLHKLKIIQALQRRGHVVAMTGDGVNDAPALKAADVGVAMGLKGTDVAKEAAEIVLLDDNFSTIVAAVEEGRAIYDNIRKFVRYLLASNVAELFVMLLGPLIGMPLPLLSLQILWINLVTDGLPALALGLEPAEPDVMERPPRSPDEHILGGGLAPRIVWTSLLMGVISLALGAIYWWHGAPQWQSMVFMTLTLSQMAHVLAARSERKLLLTLGPRSNPYLLGAVVLTVLLQVMAVYASPLQAVLGTVGLPAMDLLLSLAASSIILVALELEKVIRHAGTSRR comes from the coding sequence GTGTCGAGCGCAAGTAGCGCCGCTGCAGGATCGCACGACTGGTATAAGCTCGACGTCGACCGCGTGCTTGAGCAGCTGAGGGTCGACCCCAATCAAGGGCTCAGCGACCTCGAGGCGGCCAGGCGCCTACACAGGTATGGCCCTAACCTGCTGCCCGATCGCAGCTCCAGGCGACCGGTCGAGCTTCTGGCCGCGCAGTTGAGGAGCACGCTGGTCCTCGTCCTGGCGGGGGCATCCGCCGTATCTCTAGCCCTGGGCGACCTCGTCGATGCCGCGGCGATCGCCGTAATCCTCCTGCTCAACGCCTCCCTAGGTTTCTGGCAGGAGTACAGGGCGGAGCGGGCTATGTCTGCGCTCAGGCAGCTGTCGGCGCCCGTGGTGAGGGTACGGCGTGAGGGGCGGGTGCTGGAGCTGCCGGCTGGGCAGCTCGTCCCCGGAGACGTGGTGCTGCTGGAGGCGGGCAACATCGTCCCCGCGGACGGTAGGCTGCTGGAGTGCTCCAATCTGCGCGTGCAGGAGGCCGCGCTCACCGGTGAGTCGGAGCCTGTGGAAAAGCAGGTAGCCGCGCTCACCGGTGACCTGCCGCTTGGCGACCGACGCAACATGGTGTACGCTGGCACCTTCGTCGCCTACGGCCGCGGCACGGCGGTGGTCACCGAGACCGGGATGAACACCGAGCTCGGCACCGTGGCGGCGCTGCTGGGCTCGGTGAGGGCGCAGCCCACGCCCTTACAGGTGAGGCTCAACCACCTCGGCAGGTTGCTGGCGGGCGTCGCCGTGGTCCTCGCCCTGGTCATCTTTGCGCTCGGCCTGCTCCGCGGCGAGGACTGGCGGCTGGTCTTTTTGACGGCCGTGAGCCTCGCCGTCGCCGCCGTGCCGGAGGGGCTGCCGGCCGTGGTGACGATCGCCCTGGCGCTGGGCGCTCAGAGGATGCTGAGGCGCCGAGCCCTGATCCGCGTGTTGACGGCCGTGGAGACGCTCGGCGCGGTCACCACGATCTGCACCGACAAAACGGGCACGCTCACGGAGAACAAGATGAGGGTGACGGTCCTGGAGGTGCCGGGGGCGAGGACACCCCCACCTGCATCCCCGAGCGGTGCCGCCCGCAGCCAGGCCGATAGGCCCGGGATAGGACTTCTCCTGTTAGGCGGCGCCCTATGCAGCGACGCCTGGCTGCCGCCTGAGGAGGCCGCGGAGGCTGACCCCCGGGTGGTAGGGGATCCCACCGAGGCGGCGATCGTGGTGGCTGCCGCCCGGTGGGGCTTGCTGAAGTTCGAGCTGGAGCGGTACCTGCCGCGGGTTGCGGAGGTGCCGTTCGATTCGGAACGCAAGCGGATGACGACCGTGCACCAGGTGAGGCACGACCTCGTGGCCGATAAGCCCCAGGCGCCTTGGTGGGGCAAGCACCTACCCTCACCCCACAGCCCCTACCTGGCGTTCACTAAGGGGGCCGTGGACAGCGTCCTGCAGGTGTCCAGCTACCTCTGGGTCGACGGCCGGTCGGTACCGATGGATGACGCCCGCCGTAGGGAGCTGCTGGAGGCACAAGATGCGATAGCTCGAGGCGGGGAGCGCGTCCTCGGCATCGCCTACAGGCCGCTGGAGTCCCTACCCCCGATGGACGCCCCCATCGAGCAGGCGCTCACCTTCGTCGGCATGATCGGCATGATGGATCCACCTCGTCCGGAGGCGTACGCAGCCGTCGCCCGATGCAGGCGCGCGGGGATACGGCCGATCATGATCACCGGAGACCATCCCCTCACCGCCCTGCGCGTCGCCCAGGCTCTGGACATCGCCACCGACGCCCATGTGCTGACCGGGAAGGAGCTGGAGGTGATGGGCATCGACCACCTCGCGAGCGTGGTGGAGCAGGTGTCCGTATATGCCCGCGTATCCCCTCTGCACAAGCTGAAGATAATCCAAGCGCTCCAGCGGCGAGGGCACGTGGTCGCGATGACCGGTGACGGCGTCAACGACGCCCCAGCGCTCAAGGCAGCGGACGTCGGCGTGGCGATGGGGCTCAAGGGCACGGACGTCGCCAAAGAGGCGGCGGAGATCGTGCTCTTGGACGACAACTTCAGCACGATAGTAGCGGCCGTGGAGGAGGGTCGAGCGATCTACGACAACATACGCAAGTTCGTGCGCTACCTGCTGGCCAGCAACGTGGCAGAGCTCTTCGTCATGCTCCTTGGGCCGTTGATCGGCATGCCGCTGCCGCTGCTGTCCCTGCAGATCCTGTGGATCAACCTGGTAACCGACGGCCTGCCCGCCCTCGCGCTCGGCTTGGAGCCCGCCGAGCCGGACGTGATGGAGCGACCACCCCGCAGCCCAGACGAACATATCCTCGGAGGAGGACTCGCCCCCCGCATCGTCTGGACCAGCCTCTTGATGGGGGTTATCTCCCTAGCCCTTGGCGCGATCTACTGGTGGCATGGTGCTCCCCAGTGGCAGAGCATGGTCTTCATGACCCTAACTTTGTCCCAGATGGCCCACGTGCTGGCCGCCCGCTCCGAACGCAAGCTGCTGCTCACCCTCGGCCCGAGGTCCAACCCCTACCTGCTGGGGGCGGTGGTCCTGACCGTGCTCCTGCAGGTAATGGCGGTCTACGCCAGCCCCCTGCAGGCGGTGCTTGGGACGGTGGGGCTGCCGGCGATGGACCTGCTGTTGAGCTTGGCAGCTAGCTCCATCATCCTCGTGGCCCTTGAGCTCGAGAAGGTGATCCGGCATGCCGGGACTAGCCGGAGATGA
- a CDS encoding molybdopterin oxidoreductase family protein has protein sequence MSVNKDVFFPGRDFNYDFQSTGEPPMGWEEADRLPDELVPTHCCFCGVQCGMHLRVTDGQVTGVEPRDFPHNRGKLCPKGVVAYQQVNHSDRLTYPMIRRGGKGSRLERASWDEALDYVVARWREIQARHGRDAVAVYSGSSMTNEKCYLVGKFARVALGTRHVDYNGRLCMSSAAVAYARAFGIDRAPLPMTDIPLADCLLVVGSNVAECFPVMMQWLWRARDKGASLIVLDPRETATARTADLWLPVRPGTDIAVLNAMLRQIVHDGLVDEEYIQRRTVGWEAVREVVERYTPELAERISGVPAERIVAAARLYGRAPTSLVMHARGIEHSTHGVDNCLACINLALARGQVGKPGGGSMMLTGQGNGQGGREVGQKANQLPGYRHIDVPEDREYIARVWGIPVEEMPWEGAAATEMVGLMAKGEIKSCLVICSNLMVSLPNVEVVGRALRNLDPLVVIDFFMSETAEQADVVLPGSVWCEDEGTTTNLEGRVVKLNRAADPPGEARRDVDIIIDLARRLGRGEFFRYSSTRDIWDELRVATRGGVSDYYGITWEKIESQGGVFWPCPSEDHPGTPRLFTERFGHPDGRARFHPVEYTPPAEEPGGAYPLRLTTGRVVYHYLSGNQTRRLGFLRSQAPEPWVEIHPQVAERLGITDGERVRVRTPRGSMELRVLVVPTIRPDTIFIPFHYGHEQAVNQLTNPAVEPTVKIPEYKVCAAAVERLDSPRGPTADGAVRHFTPESAPRMFPYDTGESRSEPEKRAKTY, from the coding sequence ATGAGCGTGAACAAGGACGTGTTCTTCCCGGGGCGCGACTTCAACTACGACTTCCAGTCGACGGGCGAGCCACCGATGGGCTGGGAGGAGGCCGATCGCCTGCCGGACGAGCTCGTCCCCACCCACTGCTGCTTCTGCGGAGTGCAGTGCGGGATGCACCTGCGGGTCACCGACGGGCAGGTGACGGGCGTGGAGCCGCGGGACTTCCCCCACAACAGGGGGAAGCTCTGCCCCAAGGGCGTCGTGGCCTACCAGCAGGTGAACCACTCCGACCGCCTGACGTACCCCATGATCCGCAGGGGAGGCAAGGGGAGCAGGCTCGAGAGGGCGAGCTGGGACGAGGCGCTGGACTACGTGGTGGCTCGCTGGCGCGAGATCCAGGCGCGCCACGGCAGGGACGCGGTCGCGGTGTACAGCGGCTCGTCGATGACGAACGAGAAGTGCTACCTCGTGGGGAAGTTCGCGCGCGTGGCGTTGGGGACGCGCCACGTGGACTACAACGGCAGGCTGTGCATGTCCTCGGCGGCGGTGGCCTACGCCCGCGCCTTCGGCATAGACCGCGCGCCGCTGCCGATGACGGACATCCCGCTGGCGGACTGCCTGCTCGTGGTGGGCTCCAACGTCGCCGAGTGCTTCCCGGTGATGATGCAGTGGCTGTGGAGGGCAAGGGACAAGGGCGCCAGCCTGATCGTGCTGGACCCACGAGAGACCGCCACCGCCCGCACGGCCGACCTGTGGTTGCCCGTGCGGCCTGGCACCGATATCGCTGTCCTGAACGCTATGCTCCGCCAGATAGTCCACGATGGCCTCGTTGACGAGGAGTACATCCAGCGACGCACGGTCGGCTGGGAGGCGGTGAGGGAGGTGGTGGAGAGGTACACGCCGGAGCTGGCCGAGCGGATCTCCGGCGTGCCGGCCGAGCGGATCGTCGCGGCGGCGCGGCTCTACGGGAGGGCGCCCACCTCGCTGGTGATGCACGCGCGCGGGATCGAGCACAGCACCCACGGGGTGGACAACTGCCTGGCCTGCATCAACCTGGCGCTGGCGCGCGGCCAGGTCGGCAAGCCGGGGGGCGGCAGCATGATGCTGACCGGACAGGGCAATGGCCAGGGGGGACGCGAGGTGGGGCAGAAGGCGAACCAGCTGCCGGGCTACCGTCACATCGATGTGCCCGAGGACCGGGAGTACATCGCCCGCGTGTGGGGCATTCCCGTGGAGGAGATGCCGTGGGAGGGGGCGGCCGCGACCGAGATGGTGGGGCTGATGGCGAAGGGGGAGATCAAGAGCTGCCTGGTGATCTGCTCCAACCTGATGGTCTCGCTGCCGAACGTCGAGGTGGTGGGGCGGGCGCTCCGCAACCTCGACCCGTTGGTGGTGATCGACTTCTTCATGTCCGAGACGGCGGAGCAGGCGGACGTGGTGCTGCCGGGCTCGGTGTGGTGCGAGGACGAGGGCACGACCACGAACCTCGAGGGGAGGGTGGTGAAGCTCAACCGGGCCGCTGACCCGCCTGGGGAGGCGCGGCGGGATGTCGACATAATTATCGACCTGGCCCGTCGCCTCGGTAGGGGTGAGTTCTTCCGCTACAGCTCCACCCGCGACATCTGGGATGAGCTGCGGGTGGCGACGAGGGGAGGGGTGTCCGATTACTACGGCATCACCTGGGAGAAGATCGAGTCGCAGGGCGGGGTGTTCTGGCCCTGCCCGAGCGAGGACCACCCCGGCACGCCGCGGCTGTTCACCGAGCGTTTTGGGCACCCGGACGGCAGGGCGCGCTTCCACCCCGTGGAGTACACCCCTCCGGCCGAGGAGCCCGGGGGAGCTTATCCCCTGCGGCTGACGACGGGCAGGGTGGTGTACCACTACCTGAGCGGCAACCAGACCAGGCGGCTGGGCTTCCTGCGCTCGCAGGCTCCGGAGCCCTGGGTCGAGATCCACCCTCAAGTGGCCGAGCGGCTGGGCATCACCGACGGCGAGCGCGTGCGAGTGCGCACGCCCAGGGGCTCGATGGAGCTGAGGGTGCTCGTCGTGCCGACGATCCGGCCTGACACGATCTTCATCCCGTTCCACTACGGGCACGAGCAGGCGGTCAACCAGCTCACCAACCCGGCCGTGGAGCCCACGGTGAAGATCCCAGAGTACAAGGTGTGCGCCGCCGCCGTCGAGAGGCTCGACTCCCCACGCGGCCCGACGGCGGATGGTGCGGTGCGGCACTTCACGCCGGAGAGCGCGCCGAGGATGTTCCCTTACGACACAGGGGAGTCCCGCAGCGAGCCGGAGAAGCGGGCGAAGACTTACTAG
- a CDS encoding DUF6755 family protein, with the protein MSDESTHQTAVAAESHAVEPGEGPPPGQGPLVLLALSIGMILMGIQLWLLTVALDLYLGGSGRDVWQLAIVSGAIFLGGLGVIWLIRRRPRVRRRGGS; encoded by the coding sequence GTGAGCGACGAGAGCACCCACCAGACAGCCGTAGCTGCCGAGTCGCACGCCGTGGAGCCGGGCGAGGGCCCGCCGCCAGGCCAAGGGCCGTTGGTGCTGCTGGCCCTCTCGATAGGCATGATCCTGATGGGCATCCAGCTGTGGCTGCTGACGGTGGCGCTGGACCTGTACTTGGGGGGCAGCGGCAGGGATGTGTGGCAGCTGGCGATAGTGTCCGGCGCGATCTTCCTGGGAGGGCTGGGGGTTATCTGGCTCATCCGGCGGCGGCCGCGGGTCAGGCGGCGAGGGGGCTCTTAG
- a CDS encoding acetate/propionate family kinase, translating into MPGLAGDDAKAGLPPRWVAGTPPPEIATTIREDVLASIFLGYHGTSDARYLEHARCSYRGPLRQLPLGGGRPIRAPPNAGGERMRVLTVNAGSSSLRLGLCEGDGAVIRRIAEVKYEGTQIVVAWLESFLAQAPSEVDAVAHRVVHGGEHMTSSRLIDAGVEGEIERLAPLAPLHNPPALQWIRACRRVLGDRVPQVAVFDTAFYCHLPAVARAYALPLETCRELGIRRYGFHGIAHQAMWRRWRQLRPDLEDGGRVISLQLGAGCSATAIARGGPLDTSMGFSPLEGLVMATRPGDVDPGAMVYLQRALGWGPNELDDLLNNHSGLLGLSGLSGDMRVLLSSDSPEARLAVELYCYRARKYVGAYMAVLAGADGILFGGGVGEHAPQVRQAILRDMEWCGIALDPEANAAATSGEHRISLADSLDVWVVPVDEAAVLAEEAIRVVSKIGDEGGQM; encoded by the coding sequence ATGCCGGGACTAGCCGGAGATGATGCCAAGGCTGGACTCCCACCCCGATGGGTGGCTGGGACACCACCCCCAGAGATCGCCACGACTATCCGGGAGGATGTGTTGGCAAGCATCTTCCTGGGCTACCATGGTACCAGCGATGCAAGGTACTTGGAGCATGCACGATGCAGCTACCGTGGTCCTCTCCGGCAACTACCTCTCGGTGGGGGACGGCCCATCCGAGCCCCACCCAACGCGGGAGGTGAGCGCATGCGCGTGCTGACCGTGAACGCCGGCAGCTCGTCCCTGCGCCTAGGACTGTGCGAGGGCGATGGAGCGGTTATCAGGCGGATTGCCGAGGTGAAGTACGAGGGCACGCAGATCGTCGTCGCCTGGCTTGAGTCGTTCTTGGCGCAGGCTCCCTCTGAGGTGGACGCTGTCGCGCACAGGGTGGTGCACGGGGGCGAGCACATGACCTCCTCCCGCCTGATAGACGCGGGCGTTGAGGGAGAGATCGAGCGCCTGGCGCCGCTTGCCCCCCTGCACAATCCTCCGGCGCTGCAGTGGATCAGGGCGTGCCGCCGAGTGTTGGGGGACAGAGTCCCCCAGGTGGCCGTGTTCGACACCGCCTTCTACTGCCATCTGCCGGCAGTGGCCAGGGCTTACGCGCTGCCCCTGGAGACCTGCAGGGAGCTTGGGATCCGGAGGTACGGCTTCCACGGGATCGCCCATCAGGCGATGTGGCGGCGGTGGCGTCAGCTGCGCCCGGATCTAGAGGACGGGGGTAGGGTCATATCCCTTCAGCTCGGCGCCGGCTGCTCGGCAACGGCCATAGCCCGCGGGGGACCTCTGGATACCTCCATGGGGTTCTCCCCGTTGGAGGGGCTCGTCATGGCCACCCGCCCGGGCGACGTAGATCCCGGGGCGATGGTGTACCTCCAGAGGGCGCTTGGGTGGGGGCCCAACGAGCTCGACGACCTGCTCAACAACCACTCCGGGCTGCTCGGGCTGTCCGGGCTCAGTGGGGACATGCGCGTGCTCCTGAGCTCCGACAGTCCCGAGGCCAGGCTGGCGGTGGAGCTCTACTGCTACCGGGCCCGCAAGTACGTCGGGGCCTACATGGCGGTGCTGGCAGGCGCAGACGGCATCTTGTTCGGAGGAGGTGTGGGGGAGCACGCCCCGCAGGTGCGCCAGGCGATCCTGCGCGATATGGAGTGGTGCGGGATAGCGCTGGACCCCGAGGCCAACGCGGCGGCCACCTCTGGCGAACACCGCATCAGCCTAGCGGATAGCCTGGACGTGTGGGTCGTCCCCGTGGACGAGGCCGCGGTACTGGCCGAGGAGGCCATCAGGGTGGTCTCAAAGATTGGAGATGAGGGAGGTCAGATGTAG
- a CDS encoding DUF5671 domain-containing protein: MFGSNVIGVLAPGLAVLAPVLLIWVITRERLSIAVVRRLYVYAAAFLGLQLAAVGARGVLSVLLERLSASVVGSPEEEVQRLSLAVALLIVGFPLWGFHWSLAQRGADRSEERHSPVRRLYGYAVLAVSMLVLLFSSQDLIGGVLRPSGLDLTPGWIPRAIASLLIYGAIWAYHWRVMGADRAVVEAADAPATLRRWYLVVVQAFGLATAALGATNLISQLLRVWLVPAIGQAPPFGWMVAGLVAGLAVWLPHHLWARQLVRRPGPLREDEARSTLRQVYAAVVITLTAAAALGAFASLLRAVLLVAFGGMGWASVLEDYTLAIATILVAVPIWAYHRRQLAEEALLADIPARPDTARRVIWYLTAAVGLGALFFGLGGLVYTLLQMVLTSNAIGAGWREPLSTYLALSSVALPIYAVAARAIESLVRRSPAEERTLARRIYLYGALLFGISATIVTGVMLLRVILQFVLGAPPPNPAIDLSRWLGYFLVAAAIAAHHAVLVRRTGRTVVDIGRGTIVAVVADPPLQQAIADCLRHELPGAEVRVSGTRELEATSSALAGADVLILTLGALLEAAVAEAAARYAGGRILIPTEVAGYELVGTQANPEALARDAARLVRERLGRGTEGAAARPRHQHPPLGGSGGVERK; the protein is encoded by the coding sequence ATGTTTGGGTCAAACGTAATAGGAGTGCTCGCGCCCGGCCTTGCAGTATTGGCACCGGTGCTGCTTATCTGGGTCATCACCCGCGAGCGGCTGAGCATCGCCGTCGTAAGACGTCTATACGTCTACGCCGCAGCGTTCCTCGGCCTGCAGCTGGCGGCGGTTGGAGCTCGGGGTGTGCTCTCCGTGCTGCTCGAGCGGCTATCGGCTAGCGTGGTTGGCAGCCCGGAAGAGGAGGTGCAGCGGCTGAGCCTAGCCGTTGCGCTGCTCATAGTAGGGTTCCCGCTGTGGGGCTTCCACTGGTCATTGGCTCAGAGGGGTGCAGATCGTTCGGAGGAGCGGCACTCGCCGGTGCGCAGGCTGTACGGTTACGCGGTGCTGGCCGTCTCGATGCTCGTGCTGCTGTTCTCGAGCCAGGATTTGATCGGAGGAGTCCTGAGACCGTCCGGGCTTGATTTGACACCCGGCTGGATCCCTCGGGCCATCGCCTCTCTCCTGATCTATGGCGCGATATGGGCGTACCATTGGCGAGTCATGGGAGCTGACAGGGCTGTGGTAGAGGCTGCCGATGCTCCCGCGACGCTCCGACGCTGGTACTTAGTGGTCGTCCAGGCGTTTGGCCTGGCGACGGCGGCTTTGGGCGCGACCAACCTTATCAGCCAGCTCCTGCGGGTTTGGCTGGTGCCAGCGATAGGCCAAGCGCCTCCGTTTGGCTGGATGGTTGCAGGGCTAGTGGCCGGACTGGCGGTCTGGCTGCCTCACCACCTGTGGGCGCGGCAGCTCGTCCGCCGGCCTGGGCCGCTGCGCGAGGACGAGGCACGGTCGACCTTGAGGCAGGTGTACGCGGCGGTAGTGATCACCCTAACGGCGGCTGCCGCTCTGGGAGCGTTCGCCTCGCTCCTGCGCGCCGTCCTGCTCGTCGCGTTCGGTGGCATGGGCTGGGCATCGGTGCTGGAAGACTACACACTTGCGATCGCGACGATCCTGGTCGCGGTGCCGATCTGGGCCTACCATCGGCGACAGCTTGCCGAGGAGGCGTTGCTGGCGGATATCCCGGCACGACCGGATACGGCCAGGAGGGTGATCTGGTACCTGACGGCAGCTGTAGGGCTCGGTGCGCTCTTCTTTGGGCTCGGAGGCCTGGTGTACACGCTGCTGCAGATGGTCCTGACCTCGAACGCGATCGGTGCTGGCTGGCGCGAGCCGCTCAGCACGTATCTGGCCCTATCGTCCGTGGCGCTGCCGATCTACGCCGTCGCCGCGCGAGCCATCGAGAGCTTGGTCCGCAGATCGCCCGCGGAGGAGCGGACGCTCGCCCGCCGCATCTACCTGTACGGGGCGCTCCTGTTCGGCATCTCCGCGACGATCGTTACCGGAGTCATGCTCCTGAGAGTCATACTGCAGTTCGTCCTGGGAGCACCACCACCTAACCCGGCCATTGACCTCAGTCGCTGGCTCGGGTACTTCCTCGTCGCTGCCGCCATTGCGGCCCATCACGCTGTGCTGGTGCGCAGGACAGGCAGGACCGTAGTGGATATCGGCCGCGGCACCATAGTCGCCGTCGTGGCGGATCCGCCCCTGCAGCAGGCGATAGCCGACTGTCTGCGGCACGAGCTGCCGGGCGCCGAGGTGAGGGTCTCCGGGACGAGGGAGCTCGAGGCTACATCGTCGGCTCTTGCTGGAGCGGATGTCCTCATCTTGACGCTGGGGGCATTGCTGGAGGCGGCGGTAGCAGAGGCCGCTGCCAGGTACGCCGGCGGCCGGATACTGATCCCTACCGAGGTTGCGGGCTACGAGCTGGTGGGTACCCAAGCGAACCCGGAGGCGCTAGCCAGGGATGCGGCCAGGCTGGTACGGGAGCGCCTCGGGCGCGGTACCGAGGGGGCCGCTGCGCGCCCGAGGCACCAGCACCCACCGTTGGGAGGGAGCGGCGGTGTCGAGCGCAAGTAG
- a CDS encoding ubiquinol-cytochrome c reductase iron-sulfur subunit has translation MLLYLPGGTLVAYSQRCTHLSCAVYYQADRRRLYCPCHDGVFDPATGEPVAGPPPRRLPRIKLRRRGDAIYAVGVEV, from the coding sequence ATGCTCCTCTACCTGCCCGGAGGCACGCTGGTGGCCTACAGCCAGCGCTGCACCCATCTGTCGTGCGCGGTGTACTACCAGGCAGATCGTCGGCGGCTGTACTGCCCGTGCCACGACGGGGTCTTCGACCCGGCCACGGGGGAGCCCGTAGCGGGGCCGCCGCCCAGGCGGCTACCGCGCATCAAGCTGCGGCGCCGGGGCGACGCCATCTACGCTGTGGGGGTGGAGGTGTGA
- a CDS encoding major facilitator transporter has protein sequence MQRRELPAAALAVLATLVLLVLIYIGSRGLRDFDSALIGYAVATVFALAAIVYRYTLWLTRPPTWRYFKAGWTTFLSWRNFRRYTTLIPIAWWRDIFGQTFIRRRSRQRWIMHMSIFWGVVISCLITFPLTFGWIRFTFVPPDHYQLWFFGFPVFTFPTRAGTGFALFHALDFTALLLIIGVGIALWRRTTDVGLRTTQRFGFDLVPLVLLFAIAITGLALTASSLWWHGKFYWFISLAHQVTVVAWLLSIPFGKFFHIVQRPASIGVTLYQTVSHDVEHYGRSRAEPGRCRRCGEELPSQQFIGDLRATLGELGQDYDLGGDRGWLQEYCPTCKRVLRGQAYYGGVGRRFL, from the coding sequence ATGCAGAGGCGCGAGCTGCCTGCTGCAGCGCTGGCGGTGTTGGCCACCCTGGTGCTGCTGGTGCTCATCTACATCGGATCGCGCGGGCTGCGGGACTTCGACTCCGCGCTGATCGGGTACGCGGTGGCCACGGTGTTCGCCCTGGCGGCGATCGTCTACCGATACACGCTCTGGCTCACGCGACCTCCCACCTGGCGGTACTTCAAGGCGGGCTGGACGACGTTCCTCTCCTGGCGGAACTTCCGCCGCTACACGACGTTGATCCCGATCGCCTGGTGGCGCGATATCTTCGGGCAGACGTTCATCCGCCGACGCAGCCGGCAGCGGTGGATCATGCACATGTCGATCTTCTGGGGGGTAGTGATCTCCTGCCTCATCACCTTCCCGCTCACCTTCGGCTGGATCAGGTTCACCTTCGTGCCGCCTGACCACTACCAGCTGTGGTTCTTTGGCTTCCCGGTGTTCACCTTCCCCACGAGGGCGGGCACGGGCTTCGCGCTGTTCCACGCCCTGGACTTCACTGCGCTGCTGCTGATCATAGGGGTGGGCATCGCCCTGTGGCGCCGCACCACCGACGTGGGGCTGAGGACCACCCAGCGCTTCGGGTTCGACCTGGTGCCGCTCGTGCTGCTGTTCGCCATCGCCATAACGGGGCTGGCGCTGACGGCGTCCTCCCTGTGGTGGCACGGCAAGTTCTACTGGTTCATATCGCTGGCCCACCAGGTGACGGTGGTGGCGTGGCTCCTGTCGATCCCGTTCGGCAAGTTCTTCCACATCGTCCAGCGGCCCGCGAGCATAGGCGTGACGCTCTACCAGACGGTGAGCCACGACGTGGAGCACTACGGTAGGTCGCGGGCCGAGCCGGGACGATGCCGGCGCTGCGGCGAGGAGCTGCCGTCCCAGCAGTTCATCGGGGACCTGCGGGCCACGCTGGGCGAGCTGGGACAGGACTACGACCTGGGCGGCGATAGGGGGTGGCTGCAGGAGTACTGCCCCACCTGCAAGAGGGTGCTCCGCGGCCAGGCGTACTATGGCGGGGTTGGCAGGAGGTTCCTCTGA